From Vigna unguiculata cultivar IT97K-499-35 chromosome 5, ASM411807v1, whole genome shotgun sequence, the proteins below share one genomic window:
- the LOC114184982 gene encoding glutamate receptor 3.7 translates to MKKFMVLHLVTWIWICGVAHSTTPASVNIGAVFAFDSVIGRVAKEAMEMAISDVNKNPTVLNGTELKLIMKDAMCNAFLGSIGAFQLLEIGVAAIIGPQSSAVAHTVSQIADALQVPLVSYAATDPTLSSLQFPFFIRSTQSDLAQMTAMADLIDFNGWKEVIVVFLDDDYGRNGVSALNDELEKRRLKISYKLPLSIKFDPVEITNLLNQSKLIGPRVYVVHVNPDPSLRIFSIAHKLQMMSKDYVWLVTDWLSATLDSLSLVNQTSFSVLQGVVGLRQHILDSQKKRDFISRWMKRQKDGLTNTSLNSYGFSAYDTVWAIALSIDKFIKVNNLTFMPHDNYKLSQTEGIGVQLDKLKIFTGGSDLVKILLQSNFTGVSGQVLFNSDRNIVSRGYDIININQLGITRVGFWSNYSGFSVVPPETLKKRAHSRFSKDQKLDNITWPGGKTDRPRGWVIADNTKPLRIGVPKRASFVEFVTEVPNSHDIQGYCIDVFMKALEFIPYEVPFVFKPFGNGKANPNYDELVKMVADNVYDAVVGDIAIVTNRTRIVDFSQPFASSSLVIVAPINKAGSSAWVFLKPFTADMWCATAASFLVVGIVIWILEHRVNNDFRGPPKKQIITMIMFSLSTLFKKNQEDTVSSLSKMVMIVWLFLLMVITASYTASLTSILTVEQLSSPITGIESLIASSWPIGYQVGSFAYSYMADNLYISKSRLVPLGSPEEYALALQKGPSAGGVAAIVDELPYVELFLSKETDFGIIGQPFARNSWGFAFQRESPFAFDMSTAILKLSENGDLHRIHERWFCKMGCPEERTSNSKPEQLHLVSFWGLYLSCGVVSLAALVVFLLRMIRQYARFKKKQKDIASSSSEQQPSGSHCSQVVINFFNFIDEKEEAIKKMFTPSDNHHNPN, encoded by the exons ATgaagaaattcatggttttgCACCTTGTGACATGGATTTGGATATGTGGTGTTGCTCACAGCACAACGCCTGCCAGTGTGAACATTGGCGCGGTTTTTGCTTTCGATTCGGTCATAGGTAGAGTTGCGAAGGAAGCTATGGAAATGGCCATTTCTGATGTCAATAAGAATCCCACAGTTCTTAACGGAACCGAACTCAAGTTGATAATGAAGGATGCCATGTGCAATGCTTTTCTGGGATCAATTGGAG CTTTTCAGTTACTTGAGATAGGAGTTGCAGCCATAATTGGTCCCCAGTCATCCGCTGTAGCTCACACGGTTTCTCAAATTGCTGATGCTCTCCAAGTTCCTCTTGTTTCATATGCTGCCACCGATCCAACCTTGTCCTCACTCCAGTTTCCTTTCTTTATTCGATCTACGCAAAGTGACTTGGCACAAATGACTGCAATGGCTGATCTAATTGACTTTAATGGATGGAAAGAGGTCATTGTTGTATTCTTAGATGATGATTATGGAAGAAATGGAGTATCTGCTTTGAATGATGAACTTGAAAAAAGGAGATTGAAAATTTCTTATAAACTGCCTTTGAGTATTAAGTTTGATCCGGTTGAAATCACCAACTTACTCAATCAATCTAAATTGATTGGTCCTCGTGTGTATGTTGTTCATGTCAACCCTGATCCAAGCTTGAGAATTTTTTCTATTGCCCATAAACTTCAAATGATGTCCAAGGATTACGTCTGGCTTGTCACGGATTGGCTCTCAGCTACACTAGATTCATTATCCCTAGTGAATCAAACCTCTTTCAGTGTTCTCCAAGGGGTTGTTGGTCTTCGGCAACACATTTTGGATTCCcaaaaaaagagagatttcaTTTCTCGGTGGATGAAAAGGCAAAAAGATGGATTGACAAATACTAGTTTGAACTCCTATGGATTTTCTGCTTATGACACGGTTTGGGCAATTGCACTTTCAATTGATAAATTCatcaaagtaaataatttaaccTTCATGCCTCATGATAACTATAAGCTATCTCAAACAGAAGGAATTGGCGTTCAGCTTGACAAACTCAAAATCTTCACTGGTGGATCTGATCTGGTCAAGATATTATTACAGTCAAATTTTACTGGTGTGAGTGGTCAAGTTCTGTTTAATTCTGACAGAAATATTGTGAGTCGTGGTTATGATATTATCAATATCAATCAGTTGGGAATTACTAGGGTTGGGTTTTGGTCTAATTATTCTGGATTTTCAGTTGTACCACCTGAAACTCTTAAAAAAAGGGCACACAGCAGGTTTTCCAAAGATCAGAAGCTTGACAACATTACTTGGCCTGGTGGAAAGACAGATCGACCACGTGGCTGGGTGATTGCTGATAATACCAAGCCACTGAGAATTGGAGTGCCGAAAAGAGCAAGTTTTGTTGAATTTGTAACTGAAGTGCCAAATAGTCATGATATTCAGGGGTATTGCATCGATGTGTTCATGAAAGCCCTAGAATTTATTCCATATGAAGTTCCCTTTGTATTCAAGCCTTTCGGCAATGGTAAAGCAAATCCCAATTACGATGAACTTGTGAAAATGGTTGCTGATAAT GTATATGATGCTGTTGTTGGAGACATTGCAATTGTGACAAACCGTACTAGGATTGTGGATTTTTCTCAGCCTTTTGCATCATCTAGCCTTGTCATAGTGGCTCCTATCAACAAAGCAGGATCAAGTGCTTGGGTGTTCCTCAAACCATTTACAGCAGATATGTGGTGTGCTACTGCTGCCTCATTTTTGGTGGTTGGAATTGTTATATGGATTCTTGAGCACCGAGTCAATAATGACTTTCGTGGTCCTCCTAAGAAGCAAATTATAACAATGATAAT GTTCAGCCTCTCAACCCTGTTTAAGAAAAATC AGGAAGATACCGTAAGCTCTCTTTCTAAAATGGTGATGATAGTGTGGCTTTTTCTATTGATGGTGATCACGGCTAGCTATACAGCAAGCTTGACTTCAATTCTTACGGTTGAGCAGCTTTCATCGCCCATCACAGGAATTGAGAGCTTGATTGCAAGTAGCTGGCCTATAGGGTACCAAGTGGGGTCATTTGCTTACAGCTATATGGCAGATAatctttatatttcaaaatcaaggCTTGTTCCACTAGGCTCCCCTGAGGAATATGCTTTAGCACTGCAGAAGGGACCTTCTGCTGGAGGTGTTGCAGCTATTGTAGATGAGCTTCCGTATGTTGAGTTATTTCTGTCAAAAGAAACTGATTTTGGTATCATTGGACAGCCATTCGCAAGAAACAGTTGGGGATTT GCTTTTCAAAGAGaatctccttttgcctttgacATGTCTACAGCAATTTTGAAACTTTCTGAGAATGGGGATCTTCATAGGATACATGAGAGGTGGTTCTGTAAAATGGGTTGTCCTGAAGAAAGGACAAGCAACTCCAAGCCTGAGCAGCTTCACTTGGTTAGCTTTTGGGGCCTCTATCTCTCATGTGGTGTTGTCTCTCTTGCTGCACTTGTTGTGTTTCTGCTGCGAATGATTCGGCAATACGCTCGCTTCAAGAAAAAGCAAAAGGATATTGCTTCTTCGTCCTCAGAACAACAACCATCAGGCAGCCATTGCTCCCAGGTTGTTATTAACTTCTTTAACTTCATTGATGAGAAGGAAGAGGCCATCAAGAAAATGTTCACTCCATCTGACAATCATCACAACCCCAACTGA